The following are encoded in a window of Colletotrichum lupini chromosome 3, complete sequence genomic DNA:
- a CDS encoding apurinic endonuclease, with protein sequence MPPRTSARRKAQAVVETKVEETTTTKTNGAKTTTVAATKTKTVAAAKQAPAKRKVSSEDEHEACGSCAEEEEEKPAKKRKTTVAKGKAKKEDDMPLTDRTAVSSLKRAMYIGAHVSGAGGVQNSIQNAVNIGANAFALFLKSQRKWESPPLAADARDQFVSLAKENNYDAAAHVLPHGSYLVNLAQVDADKAKQAYKSFIDDLQRCEQLGIKLYNFHPGNTGGEAREEACGRIAAQLNTAHKATKKVITVLENMAGTGNVIGTKFEDLKQIIDKVEDKERVGVCIDTCHAFAAGYDLRTPEKFHETMKEFDEVVGNKYLKAFHLNDSKAPFASHRDLHANIGTGFLGLRAFHSLVNHEPFQNLPMVLETPIDRKDANGKTVEDKKVWADEIKLLESMIGMDAESDEFKALEVELQKRGAGERDKIQDQVDRKAEKDAKKGTKGAKGAAKKGAAAGKGRKKKVETDDESE encoded by the exons CCCGCACCTCTGCACGCAGAAAGGCGCAAGCAGTCGTCGAGACCAAGGTCGAAGAGACGACCACCACGAAGACGAACGGCGCTAAGACCACAACAGTCGCTGCAACGAAGACGAAAACCGTAGCCGCCGCCAAGCAAGCACCAGCAAAGCGCAAGGTGTCCTCAGAAGACGAACACGAGGCCTGCGGAAGCTGCgctgaagaagaggaagagaagcCCGCGAAAAAGAGAAAGACCACAGTAGCGAAGGGCAAGGCGAAGAAGGAGGACGATATGCCATTGACAGACAGGACAGCAGTGTCTTCGCTGAAGAGAGCGATGTACATTGGTGCCCACGTTAGCGGCGCTGGCG GTGTACAAAACTCGATCCAGAATGCCGTCAATATCGGTGCCAATGCTTTTGCTCTCTTCCTCAAGTCGCAAAGGAAGTGGGAGAGTCCTCCCCTGGCAGCCGATGCCAGAGACCAATTCGTATCCCTCGCAAAGGAAAATAATTACGATGCCGCCGCACACGTCCTTCCCCACGGCTCATACCTCGTCAACCTTGCCCAAGTGGATGCCGATAAGGCGAAGCAGGCATACAAGAGCTTCATAGATGACCTTCAGCGGTGCGAGCAGTTGGGCATAAAGCTGTACAACTTCCACCCGGGCAACACTGGAGGGGAGGCTCGCGAGGAGGCGTGCGGGCGCATCGCGGCGCAGCTCAACACCGCGCACAAGGCGACGAAGAAAGTGATTACAGTGTTGGAGAACATGGCAGGCACTGGCAATGTCATTGGTACAAAGTTTGAGGACTTGAAGCAAATCATTGACAAGGTCGAGGACAAGGAGCGAGTCGGTGTGTGCATTGACACTTGCCATGCCTTTGCGGCAGGATACGACTTGCGGACGCCGGAAAAGTTCCATGAGACGATGAAGGAGTTTGACGAAGTCGTTGGTAATAAGTACCTCAAGGCGTTCCACC TCAACGACAGCAAGGCACCCTTCGCCTCCCACCGCGACCTCCACGCCAACATCGGCACAGGCTTCCTCGGTCTCCGCGCCTTTCACAGCCTCGTCAACCACGAGCCCTTTCAGAATCTCCCCATGGTCCTTGAGACGCCCATCGACCGCAAGGACGCAAACGGTAAGACCGTCGAGGACAAGAAGGTCTGGGCGGACGAGATCAAGCTCCTGGAGAGCATGATCGGCATGGACGCCGAGAGCGACGAGTTCAAGGCGCTCGAGGTGGAGCTGCAGAAGAGGGGCGCAGGCGAAAGGGACAAGATACAGGATCAGGTCGACCGCAAGGCTGAAAAGGATGCCAAGAAGGGGACCAAAGGGGCCAAGGGGGCCGCGAAGAAGGGCGCGGCGGCTGGGAAGGGtaggaagaagaaggtcgAGACTGACGATGAGAGCGAGTAA